ATAGATCAGTATCTGGGATGGAAAATTCTTATGAATTCACCCTATAGTCTGGATCTGGCACCTAATGACTACCAtttgttcctgtctatggctaAGTGGCTTCTTGGTACAAGTTTTGCCTCAATAGAGGAGCGaataaatatctacaaataaaatactaatgagAAAATTGTTTGAGTGTTAACCTTGACATCTGGTTAGtcatgtctttaaaaaaaattgccatttttacaatttgagaTTAGGTGATATACTTTTGATTGATAGCCAATCATTTGTCTTGTGTTACTCTAATAAAGATATGAGcataattaagaattatatGAATAGTGCCTTATGTGCCTTAGAAATGGTAagcaaattattcatataaagcCAAAATGACCATTGCTGATGGGTGTCTACAGGGGGTGAGCTGGAGGAGCTGTTGACCTCCCCCcaaattattgacttttttctttttactacaaatttatttggtcatgatgaaaaaaaattacaaaaacttggTGTAAGTTGGTTTTTTAGAGATtgattttcttagaaaaaatgtcaaaaaaggccacaaaaaatataattttttaaattttttctggatagctatacattttgaaattattttccaaaaactttattacatgaatttttaccaaaatatcaaattttctgtgaatagcaatagatttttgaaaaaaaaaattaaaaattacttttatttttgaaattttttttgagtagttaggtatttttcaatatttttgcaaaaaaaaaaaaaaaatttctgtgaataactatatatttattaaatttttaaaaattatttagtatttgaaatattttttcagaaaaagtaaaatatgaaatttttttctaaaaaatttaatatttgaaataaataaaaaaaagaattgaaattttttgtgaatacctatgaattaaaaaaaaaaattaatatctaaaattattgtccaaaaaatttagtttgatctttcttttctaaaaaatttagtttgatctttttttttcaaaaatttaattcttgattttttttcacaaataattaatatttgtgatttttttacaaataaaataatctaaaaaccaagtcccccccaaaaaaaaaaaaaataatccaacgGACGCCCtcttttgctaaaaaaaaagccCCCCTTGaaacttataattttgttgaaaagatTGCCCACACTTTTACTTGATCCAAATATAGGTtctctttctaaaaagtatcttttatttaaacaagTTCATTGTGGAATGTCATTGAATATGTGCATTTAATATGCTTCATATTTATAATCgcgttgtttttttaaattttaagcctCAAATTATTCAATGAGCTTTTGTGTAAGATTGCTTCAGCGTTACAatgcaaaattacattttgtaaatatatattgaccattgaattgcactaattttgtcatttttcaatACACACATGGGCTTTTGAACTCTATCAATTTCATTAGGCCTTTAATCAAATGACATATTACAATACTTTTGATCAATATGGAATCAATTCTATTGGAAAATCCGCTGTTCATTTAGTAATACTGACAGAGTAACATTGTTGATCAGTcaattggaaacaaatttcaagtAGCATAAAATATGAGAGATTAAGTGTCTGAAGCagtaagaattaaaaaaatgcaaacgaATTCGTTTCACGTCTGAGAAGAGATTGTCTATCAACatcaaaatttgcaatttataataGTACtttactgttttatttttaaaagcaacGCATTTTCGACccataataaatctattttatgcTTGATTTGATCATTTTAACCCGGGATTTTTCTACCAAGATTTATGAGCATAGTCTTTTCATATCATCTCACTCACTACTAAATACTCTCCAATGACtccatatattataaatgaatctTTCATAGTGGAAATCGGCTTTCTAACTTTGAAGTCTGTATCAGACCATGAAGTTCGGCTTCAGAATTATCACAAAAAgtgatattgatttttatttttttaaatttaaacctTGACATTCCATGATCATTCACACTTTATACCCCTCAAATGTCATCATTTGACCCGTTGTGAGTTCCTAAAATAAAATGGTGatatccaaaaaataagatCATTCCCACAAAATAGTTGATATCCATAGAGTTTTTTGGGATGTTCTTCAAGCGATTTTGATTGAGATCCGTCATTTTTGGATGGCCTCCACAGGATTTCtaccatcaatttttttttccttttttttggagtatcattaaataattttcctttaattttttttgcactttataaagtttgagtcataaaattaaaaacaaataattattattacgaaaatactttttagtccTGATTAGGCAATTAATgcttatttgaatgattttttttaaaacctaaaatttaaataaaattgattaaaaaaacctaaaataagtaattatcattaagccctaaaaaagttatagaaactttgaaaaaagataatattgaatataaaaattatattcaattaaatgatCTTATATGTATGAGATCATTGGAAGATAATAGACTTATAAGTTCCTGACTTATCTTCAGTATAACAACACACCTTCCCCCTACAAGTATTTCAATGCTCAAGGTATTTAGCTAACTATAATATGCCAAGCTTTTGAAATGTGTTTATTGATATCTAAATACTGGGGCTGGGGCGGTACATTAAATCCAAGGTTCAGTACGAACAGCGGTACACCACTTACGGTACGCAGTTCAGTACGGtattaaagtaaaatgttttttttttttaataatataattaatttagttttccAAGTTTGTTCGATGTTTTACTccttaataatttcttttctgtacaaatatattattcctaaatatacttaatttctCTAAGAAACaaagattgatataaaatatgcaaagcttatacaatcttatttttcatgagtttatatatattttttctttcaaaaagatgaGTCTGTCTATATTTTCCGGTCATCAACAAGACTGATTAGGAGTCACAATATCGCCAACTgccgaaaaaatatataagtacctGTAGTTTTGAAATATCgtgaagctaacttggaaaATTTATACGATACCACTGGGGTTTCGTCAACTGGCATATATTTTATCACTTTGTAAGTCATTAAGTCATGTTTAGATGGAGTTGCTTTgaataagtataagtaaacaatatagtattacatttactccatcgaACCAAGGAatctttttggtgaaatccatattcataaagtatatttctttcactAAGAATCACCTGGGCGCGAACATACACCCATTAAGTTCACGAGAATAACTTCTTCCAAGCGCGTTGTTCATGAGCTACGCCGGttcattatctcttttttgtaaaaggatCAGGATTAAAATTAcctcactatctaaatctattaattaaaaaaaatcaaaatttttataatagcaaaatatttattgtgaatatatatatatatacagggagaggggatcaaattgtcgcctactttaaaccttgataacttgaagacgacattatcaaataaaaaaccggttaccaaataggaaagctattctcgccagctgacgatacgtagttcagttagcatcatgccgttaTCATATGAGGatataaagagctataagtggaacgaggagctttcgaggtccgccgtagtcatggcattgggtaataatggaggtgaaatctccaattcaacgattgcttcaaccttaagagtgaatttacggactgttcagtgtatctgtaagaagctaaaggacacctgggatgttgatgccaccataaagagggcacttAAAGAGGaaggcgccgacaggaaggtcagggacaccgactttgtcgacaaggtgaagaagatggttgaggatgaccctaccaggtccatgaaggtcggagacaggccctgggtgtggcaacaggactcagcaccctgccatgtgtcccaaatctccatgcagtggttaaccgagaactgttatgacttagaaccaaggatttgtggcctcctaactctccctaCCTTAATCCTTTGTACTATTTTGTCTGTTGGCTATGtcgagacataccaacagacatccccatagcaccaaggccagcctgatggactccatcaaggaggtattcggcaacatggacaatgagatggtcagaagagcctgcggcatGTTCAGacgccgtattgaggccgttattgataccaatggtgattatatcgaatgaatggctacactatacctatatgctcgtcatagttttgattttcaataaaaaagttaaaaaatctatattttgtgttgttttttcaagaaaaatattttggcgacaatttgatctcCGCTGCCTTTATATACGTACCACACAGGGAGTAAATGTACCAAACCCCAAGGGTCGTACCGAAGAGAACCGAGGTACAACCTCGTCCAGTACTAGCCTTAATGTCTACTTGCTTGTGTTTATATATGTAGCAAAAATCTACCAACTATATCATTACACGCTATCAATTTTATgcctaacataaaaaaaataatagttcaatGGAGAGTTAATTAATGGCTTGATAACGCTGgcataaacatttaaaaatgtcttGCAAATATGCCGATATTCTTTTGTTCTCTACTGGCATATAGCTTACTATATGCCTACAGAATGTTGGCTAGGTTATGTCTACATATTCCCAAATTTACTACAATGATTGAGttgaaaaaaacattgcaatttcttttgataaatagtAGACTAAGAGAcaatcattcataaatattggcactattatatcgataaatcaccacttgttacaataaaatatatgtgagTTATAGAAAACGTCAAATTATACTTCATTGGCTCTGTGCAATATAAATAGAATAACTTTGGGttacttaaatacatttttcactgTGTTATcccgctaacacaaaaataccccatgtattttgttgtcagcttgTCTCACTTGATATGTCATGATGGCCTTTTCATTATCTatcctttttgataaataaaaaaacatgtaataaTGCTCCGTTCTtaaacacgtcgttacctttccagcgaaaaaaatatacatatataaaaagctCTGAAATCATttgatagttagccaaataagtcaatcccaccaactgctatttatgcATTAAGAaatcccagactatcattgccatatcatttcttcaaaaattttaaaatgaattaaatatatatatacaggccTATATGTGtgctacataatataaaaatcctacatagtatttgaTAAAATGCTCTATTATTATACTGcttggttatattttattaagagttACAAAAAGGAAGAAGTACGAAAGGAGGATTgactttgtcaaaaaggccCAATTGGACaagagaagttaaaaaaaaaaaaaaaaaatcaggcaaGTCCTTCATGCCCATGAGTCCAAGGCATATATTTAATCTATATATGatagcaataaattatttatagaaataaaaagatggCCAATacatacagggttgatcttatctagtcaCGGAGGGGACAACAAGAAATATCTCTGAACAAAGTAAGCTGAGATCATTgtaaagagcaaagaagattctaaattttctcaaagccaacaaaaaatctgacaaaattttgatcttttcggatgattttttttgcccGTTGATGCTGTtctgaataagcagaacagccgctCCATCACACCTGAACATTCAGATAATGTCTCAACTTAAgagagacatgtcttcagaacaaaaaatagaGCCAGAACCATGGTCCTGGGTGTTGTGAAGTCTACCTTCCcattttgtggagaggaagaagtGGCTCAATagagatgcttacatcgaacttttgTATAAGAAAGTGttaccttgggccagagaaaagttcggggacaatTTTCTTTCCcaactcaagacggagctccgtgtcatttTGCTGCTGAGatccaggccttcctgagagagtCTTTAGAGCCTTCCATCAAGAGGGAGTGGATTAAACTCGAGTCtgacatatgtatattaaaggtCTGCAAAGGATTGCAGCCTTGTTTTAAGCATGATTAAAACTGAGgactcacatattgaataaaaattgatgcaagcactattttcagatgattttgttctATAAATGTCCTCCCAAAACcctttgtttaaattttgtccatgaaaatttaaaaaatttaaacgtggatcactagataagatcaaccatGTACATATATTCGGGTGTACCGTAATGACACAAGTTGGGAATTTAGTATCgctagatattttttattttgcattttattcctttaaacaagaaaataatcattaaacgtccaaaaaaatgtCCTTTCATGGGCGCATTTTGATTTGGAAATCTGTACAAtgtcgaaaaaaatgaaattttgatgttgtttctttaaaattattgatttgaatcaagttacaggatttttattttattaagtattatagacaaaacatatattttgcaacaatatctCAACATTATATCTCTAACTTGACTGAGGGTAAGTCTTTTTTAGTTCCAAGCATGttgacaatatataaatatattatcttttggtaCTGCATATTACgtggatttttcttttatgtctctcatttttatttctaaaatctcattttttgataagaagtatgttatatatctttatcaaatatacatTCGTTCCTCATTTATGCCCTATATGAcactttattttactaatttataattttggaatacaaaaactgtctattaaaatttaaaaatacgatCTTTCATTTATTGGTCCTTAATTTCTagggttgatttgtttttattcaagcatatttttattcttatattataaaagtttgatattattcatgcattattaatatttaattccttttttcataaaaataatcagttGACTTTTATGAATGACTACGGTGATTAAAGACTCAATGGCGTTGTTCCAATCTTGGATATTAATGATCGAAGTAGCGTTCCAATGGAGGTTTGGTGAGCAGTATGGCCCTACACTGATATCTCACAAATCACttccaacatttatttatcGTATTTTTGATATACCGAATTGTCCAATATATATACTACGAGGGATGACCGGGAATTTGtattcctttccttttttactTCGTGTAcgtatcaaaatgaaatagcCACGACGTATCAAGTAAGACAAGGGAATCGACAGCagatcaaaaaatacataaagttatttttgtgttagggagGTACCGCCATGCTAAAGGAcaataatacaatttcttgctGATCCCTCGCcgtatatatatgaatatatataagtaatcttaatatttcttataatagattttgaaaatcaTTCGTCATACAATAAGGTAACACGTGATGAAAGTAATACTTTAGGAgtgggttttaatttttttttccctcctaaatatgtcaaaatatctattccaaaatttcattatataacgACAAACAGATAATAGTCAGACTCTGCtaaaatttggtaaaaatattgtacGTAAATATTAGTCAATGActtctttatgtatttaaatgtaaataaaaccACCAAAGTAGAATTAATCCTCACACATTTTATTTCTAAGCATATACCTAGGTGGCTTGCAAGAATacaattaaattgtatatagaATCATTTCAGGAGACACTAAAAAAATACGGTATGATTAGATTGATCATCTTACATTAACAAAGATATCTCCACCTTCAAACTATAATCAGTTGGtactacttataaatatacGTATTTAAATGACTACTTTAAAGCCAATAAGTACATTATTAATTGGATTGtgataaatattatcataaatttatataaataatttgaataggGCATAGTAGCTCGATGTACAACACCACATGGGAGACATTATTCGTTTGAACATTATGTGCGTAAGTTCGTCTTGGTTGCATGTATACAAGGAtatatacatcatatatattGGCTATTACattatttggtttttattaaattaacaaataactagttaaatcatttttaattgctttattaattgACCTAAATGTATCAATAGTACAGAACAttgagaattaattaataagagtgGCAGTGTGAAATTGACTAGGGCATTTTAAAATGTtggtaatattttcatttgtgttttattgtaattttcatGGGAAGAATTAAGCAGCCAAACCAGAAGCAGCAGACGGAACGTAGCACCATTTCTTGACAACGGGCTTTTGTACCTTTCTGGGGTTCTTTCTGGAACGAGAGCAAACTTCTTTGGGTATATCAACACACTCCTCAACAGGCTTGAGGCTGGGAACCAATTTGGTGATTTGTTTGCAGGACTTTTGGGGTTCCAAGTTACAGTTCTCCTCTGGGACTTCTTGGACGATGGTTTCTTTCTTGTCGAAACACTCTTCGGGTCCTGGTTGGGGAACACAGCCGGAGGGACCGCACAATTGTCTGGGAACCTTCTTACATTCGGTTTGGGGACTGTATTTCTTGACGTTCTTCTTTTCATTGGTACAGACTTGTTTGGGCCATTTGGTACATTTTTGCTCAGTGGTGTAACCTTGGGTGACATCCTCGCACTTCTCTTCTTGGATGGTCTCACAGTTGACAACGTCATCCTCAACATCGTGTTCGTGGTACTTGGTTTCACACTCGGATTCGTAGACAGTCTTACATTCTTCAGGTCCTTCACCTTCGCAGACTAAGGGAGTGTGACAGAACTTGACGGTCTCATCAACAGCAACCTTCTTGTATTCGATGAAACAACTCTTCTTGAAGTTTTCTTCGCACTCTTCCTCTTGTTGAGGTTCAAAGTCGGTGGTGTAGGTGGTGTGACATCTCTCAGAGTAGCTGTGGTGGCATTCGATGTGGTCATCGTATTCAGTTTCTTCTACCATGACGACCTTATCGATACAACGCTCTCCAGCAGCAGCAATGGATCCAATGTCAAGTGGGACATCATCACCACCTCCTTGACGGGCCAATCTGTTGTCAGATGCAGCTGGGTGCTCAGCATGAGCATGATCATGCTCATGGTGTTCAGCATGAGCAGCACGGGCAGTTCCACGAGCTCCATCATTGAAGGGGAAGGTGTTGAGAAGGGATCTTCCATCCCGGTTGACGGTAAGAGTTCTTGCTCGTGGTCTTGGCCCTCCGGATGCAGCGGCAGATCCGATTAAAGCGATCAAACAAATGTactgaaatatgaaattttaatatgaatcaaattctctcttatttttttaaattcaataaaactaACCTTAAATGATGCCATTTTGATTCCAATTTAGCCTGTGACAATGCACACTGCTAATCACAAAATAAGACTGATGccttcttttaaatttacatgTGTTTATATAGTAACGCTGGATTATGTTGgtgtaagaaaaaaagacaaGAGTTGATGctcttttattttgttattgtaatacattttaagggTTCGGTGATCTTATATTCTTAcgtggaatattttttttgttcacccATTTACAATAAAGGAGGGGTACATTTTTCTGGTTATTTTTCACTCCATCAAGATAAAGTATAATTCAGTTTCATATGAATAGAGACGTTGATCCATGGCTTAGAATTCCAAGGAAATTTTTGCTATGAAGCATAAATTTTAATTGCCATGGAATGGTTCAAATAATACAATCACTTATAGGTCACTAATTATACTCatcatatgattaaataaatatgttaatttatattgataatccCTGAATTCTATTTTTAGCCAGTAGACAATTTATCGGGATCGGCATGGTGAGAATAGTATTTAATTTGTGATACTGATTCCCATTTGTAACTGCTATTTCACTATTTATtgcttttctaagttatgaaaaaaaaaaaaaaaaagtgtagctCCTCCTCATATagaggaatttttcttttttctagaaaattaagttttcaaatttttttcaaaaaaattaagttttccaattttttttcaaaaaattaagatttgaaattcatttaatttttcaaattaaaaaaagaagaattaagttttcatttgtttttccaagaaattcaattttctgtgactaactatgtatttatagaaatttttctcacaaaatgtaatattctattttcttttttttaaatatttttttaggaaattctggggatttttgaaattttattccagacaaaattaatattaaaagtttatttgaagaaaagttttatttgtagtaaaaatttgtggatttttgaaatgtttttccaaaaaatttaactttttgtcaatagctgtaaactttggaataaaaaatttaagaacaacattggatttttgaaaaagatttcatatttggattttttttttcaaaatttccataCACCAAGGCTCTCCCCCACCCCAATATAATGTTGTGGACGCCCTTGATAGTAAAATGTAtcttataactatttttttaaatattaaaaaatcggcatcaggatttttttttttaataatcccaTCACTATAGTAGTTATTCATTTTTCCACTCTAaggaactattatttatttaattcataataaggAAGAATTGCTCACAGCTTAACAGCAGAAAAACACAAAAGCTATTAATGATTTGATTTTACcatcatgaaagaaaaaatattgtttcctttcatacaaattatatttctaatttgatacatattgaaaatttgaataaatataactttaaaaaatgtattttataatgtgatcccttcaaaatttcaatttcctaAATGTGACCCTTTCACATAGAATTTTGTTCACTCTTACTTTAAGTATATGTACCATAGGGCAGGGACTCTCAACCTTTTTAGGGATGTAcctcttgtaaaatatttatttaacccaagtatccccttaccagcacaaagtatttttagcagAGCGACATGGGGTCcatatgattcttttttttttggtggaggggggcttggttattgggatttttttttttttcaaaggaaatccaaaaattaaattttttaggaacaaattttgaaaaatttaatttattagaagaaatttcaacattttaaactttttcgaaatgaaattcaaaagtccatagctattcacaaaacaaCACACTTTCTGGAAAACATTTCataaatccataactattctgaaaaaattaaactttttgtcttaaaaatttcaaacatccatatatagtctcaaaaaattaagttttctcgaagaaaaattcaaaatccattgttgttcaaaaaaaaaataacaaaaattctccaaaaaatttcaattagtaaattttttgaaaataatctcaaatattaaatgtattggggaaaaaataaaaacccatcgctattcaaagaaaattaaataaattttttggaaaaaatttcaaatgttaaatgtccaaaaagaaaaagattttttttttttttttttttttgggggggggggctacagtgCCTCCAGCCAAatccctgcggacgcccctgagttatgtaccactagtaaaatattctttctaaATCTTAAGTCCCA
The Lepeophtheirus salmonis chromosome 10, UVic_Lsal_1.4, whole genome shotgun sequence DNA segment above includes these coding regions:
- the LOC121125295 gene encoding uncharacterized protein, whose translation is MASFKYICLIALIGSAAASGGPRPRARTLTVNRDGRSLLNTFPFNDGARGTARAAHAEHHEHDHAHAEHPAASDNRLARQGGGDDVPLDIGSIAAAGERCIDKVVMVEETEYDDHIECHHSYSERCHTTYTTDFEPQQEEECEENFKKSCFIEYKKVAVDETVKFCHTPLVCEGEGPEECKTVYESECETKYHEHDVEDDVVNCETIQEEKCEDVTQGYTTEQKCTKWPKQVCTNEKKNVKKYSPQTECKKVPRQLCGPSGCVPQPGPEECFDKKETIVQEVPEENCNLEPQKSCKQITKLVPSLKPVEECVDIPKEVCSRSRKNPRKVQKPVVKKWCYVPSAASGLAA